In Deinococcus sp. HSC-46F16, the following are encoded in one genomic region:
- the hslO gene encoding Hsp33 family molecular chaperone HslO, whose protein sequence is MNSETYTESFVLRGTAAGGTLRLVGIDATQLVEEARVRHSLSKTATAALGRTLAASALLAVVLGKKPDSRVTVRVQGGGPVGWIVAEGSADGRVRGYVREPGADLPLRESDGKLDVRGIVGTDGELAVTRLLDNGEPYTGSAELVSGEIAEDVSAYLGVSEQIPNAVLLGVYEEGGRVYRAGGLLVQAMPGVTDETLARLEANIRGMGQLTDHLRRGSLLETMQTAAEGLDLVLAAAAQPARFQCRCSRGKALDSLKFFAPGERQEMRDEGGQEVVCHWCGEHYQLTPSEIASLDAETVRAQA, encoded by the coding sequence ATGAATTCGGAAACGTATACAGAATCGTTCGTGCTGCGCGGCACAGCGGCAGGGGGGACCCTGCGGCTGGTCGGCATTGACGCGACACAGCTGGTGGAGGAGGCGCGGGTGCGCCACAGCCTGAGCAAGACCGCCACCGCCGCGCTGGGGCGCACGCTGGCCGCCTCCGCGCTGCTGGCGGTTGTGCTGGGCAAGAAGCCCGACAGCCGGGTCACCGTGCGGGTGCAGGGGGGCGGCCCGGTGGGCTGGATCGTGGCCGAGGGCAGTGCCGACGGCCGGGTACGCGGCTACGTGCGCGAGCCGGGCGCCGACCTGCCGCTGCGCGAGTCCGACGGCAAGCTGGACGTGCGCGGCATCGTGGGCACGGACGGCGAGCTGGCCGTGACCCGGCTGCTGGACAACGGTGAGCCGTACACGGGCAGCGCCGAGCTCGTCAGCGGCGAGATCGCCGAGGACGTGAGCGCGTACCTCGGTGTCTCCGAGCAGATTCCCAACGCGGTGCTGCTGGGTGTGTACGAGGAGGGCGGCCGGGTCTACCGTGCGGGCGGCCTGCTGGTGCAGGCGATGCCGGGCGTGACAGACGAGACGCTGGCCCGGCTGGAAGCCAACATTCGCGGGATGGGCCAGCTCACCGACCACCTGCGCCGGGGCAGCCTGCTGGAAACCATGCAGACGGCGGCGGAGGGCCTCGACCTCGTGCTGGCCGCCGCCGCGCAGCCCGCCCGCTTTCAGTGCCGCTGCTCGCGGGGCAAGGCGCTGGACAGCCTGAAGTTCTTTGCGCCGGGCGAGCGTCAGGAGATGCGCGACGAGGGCGGGCAGGAGGTCGTGTGCCACTGGTGCGGCGAGCACTACCAGCTCACCCCCAGCGAGATCGCCAGCCTCGACGCGGAGACGGTGCGGGCGCAGGCCTGA
- a CDS encoding S1C family serine protease, producing the protein MKNRLPAVLLVLVGLGLGATLLRDQVPVSGAQPPAAEDTAPASEAGARLQNERNTMDIVRRYEPGLVFISTELEVVQDLGWLFGGGQTQVQQGVGSGFFVNEAGDILTNYHVIAGEGGQGTADRITVRVMEQDEPVPAEVIGTAPQYDLALIRAEGLAKNLIRPIPLGDSDTLAVGQKAVAMGAPFGLEFSVTEGIVSSTERQIPIGFSGSGSGEGITQKAIQTDAAINPGNSGGPLLDSSGRVIGINTQIATGGSQQSAGVGFAIPVNAAKNLLPRLQEANGGEVRAPLLGITAGLVVQARGQQAAVGLSALTAEGRRQLGLPERGLVVGQVQPNTPAARAGLRGGEPREFPGGVIALGGDVIVEAEGQPVDALEDLQAALLDKSEGDTVTLRVWRDGEEREVQASLDASAFE; encoded by the coding sequence ATGAAGAACCGTCTCCCCGCCGTCCTCCTGGTCCTCGTGGGCCTGGGCCTGGGCGCCACGCTGCTGCGCGATCAGGTGCCGGTGTCCGGTGCCCAGCCGCCCGCCGCCGAGGACACAGCCCCGGCGAGCGAGGCGGGCGCCCGGCTTCAGAACGAGCGCAACACCATGGACATCGTGCGGCGCTACGAGCCGGGACTGGTCTTTATCAGCACCGAGCTGGAGGTCGTGCAGGACCTCGGGTGGCTGTTCGGCGGCGGCCAGACGCAGGTGCAGCAGGGGGTGGGCAGCGGCTTTTTCGTGAACGAGGCGGGCGACATCCTGACCAACTACCACGTCATCGCGGGCGAGGGAGGCCAGGGCACCGCCGACCGCATCACCGTCCGGGTGATGGAGCAGGACGAACCCGTGCCCGCCGAGGTGATCGGCACCGCGCCGCAATACGACCTCGCGCTGATCCGCGCCGAGGGACTGGCGAAGAACCTGATCCGGCCTATCCCGCTGGGCGACAGCGACACGCTGGCGGTGGGCCAGAAGGCCGTGGCGATGGGCGCTCCCTTCGGGCTGGAATTCAGCGTCACGGAGGGCATCGTGAGCAGCACCGAGCGCCAGATTCCCATCGGCTTCTCGGGGTCCGGGTCGGGCGAGGGCATCACCCAGAAGGCAATTCAGACCGACGCGGCGATCAATCCGGGCAACTCTGGGGGACCGCTGCTGGATTCGTCGGGGCGGGTGATCGGGATCAACACCCAGATCGCCACGGGGGGCAGCCAGCAGAGCGCCGGGGTGGGCTTCGCCATCCCGGTGAACGCCGCCAAGAACCTGCTCCCCCGGTTGCAGGAGGCGAACGGTGGCGAGGTCCGCGCTCCCCTGCTGGGCATCACGGCGGGGCTGGTTGTGCAGGCCCGTGGGCAGCAGGCGGCGGTGGGCCTGAGTGCGCTCACCGCCGAGGGACGGCGCCAGCTGGGGCTGCCGGAGCGTGGGCTGGTCGTGGGGCAGGTCCAGCCGAACACCCCGGCCGCCCGCGCGGGGCTGCGGGGCGGAGAACCGCGCGAGTTTCCTGGCGGCGTGATCGCGCTGGGGGGCGACGTGATCGTGGAGGCCGAGGGGCAGCCGGTGGACGCCCTCGAAGACCTTCAGGCCGCCCTGCTGGACAAGAGCGAGGGCGACACCGTGACCCTGCGCGTCTGGCGGGACGGCGAGGAACGCGAGGTGCAGGCCAGCCTCGACGCCTCCGCCTTCGAGTGA
- a CDS encoding CCA tRNA nucleotidyltransferase has protein sequence MTADPASLGREVWDRLHPEDREWLRSLAREAGPGARVALVGGAVRDALLGGTPLDLDVAVEGADTGALAAASGLPALVHPAFGNATVTLPDGRQADLVRTRRETYPVPGANPLPLPGTLEDDLARRDFGLNALGLEVPPEEAPQLLDVTGGLADLRARVLRPLHSRSLHEDASRLVRGARLAGRLGLEAHPELRRQVLGALGMAEQTPRLWAELGLLVREPRPGRAARVLEGWGAGRLLPAGAAERLEALDTRRDAGEEVSPTTYAAALLSAAPDPATWVGRLGLGGKPGALLARALGDAPTSPGSPEATLRALLRPDAYAGLSGRDVVARGVPPGPAVGAALAHLAALRRAGAVGSRAEEEAALTAYLARQEPTPSPG, from the coding sequence ATGACCGCCGACCCTGCCAGCCTGGGCCGCGAGGTCTGGGACCGCCTGCACCCCGAGGACCGCGAGTGGCTGCGCTCGCTGGCGCGGGAGGCGGGGCCGGGGGCACGGGTCGCCCTGGTGGGCGGAGCGGTGCGGGACGCGCTGCTGGGCGGCACCCCTCTCGACCTCGATGTGGCGGTGGAGGGGGCGGACACGGGGGCCCTCGCGGCGGCGAGCGGCCTGCCCGCCCTGGTTCACCCCGCCTTCGGCAACGCGACCGTGACCCTGCCGGACGGCCGACAGGCCGACCTCGTGCGGACGCGGCGCGAGACGTACCCGGTGCCCGGCGCGAACCCGTTGCCCCTTCCCGGCACCCTGGAGGACGACCTCGCCCGGCGCGATTTCGGGCTGAACGCGCTGGGGCTGGAGGTGCCCCCGGAGGAAGCGCCCCAGCTGCTGGACGTGACGGGCGGGTTGGCCGACCTGCGGGCGCGGGTGCTGCGGCCCCTGCATTCCCGCTCCCTGCACGAGGACGCCAGCCGTCTGGTCCGGGGAGCGCGGCTGGCCGGGCGGCTGGGGCTGGAGGCACACCCCGAACTCCGGCGGCAGGTGCTGGGCGCCCTCGGCATGGCCGAGCAGACACCCCGGCTGTGGGCCGAGCTGGGGCTGCTGGTCCGGGAGCCCCGGCCAGGGCGGGCCGCCCGCGTGCTGGAGGGGTGGGGGGCGGGCAGGCTGCTTCCCGCCGGGGCCGCCGAACGGCTCGAAGCCCTGGACACCCGGCGGGACGCGGGCGAGGAGGTCTCCCCCACCACCTACGCGGCGGCCCTGCTCTCGGCCGCACCCGACCCCGCCACGTGGGTGGGTCGGCTGGGATTGGGCGGAAAACCCGGTGCCCTGCTGGCCCGCGCCCTGGGAGACGCCCCCACCTCCCCCGGCAGTCCGGAGGCCACCTTACGGGCGCTGCTGCGACCAGACGCTTACGCGGGCCTGAGCGGGCGGGACGTGGTGGCGCGGGGCGTGCCGCCGGGTCCGGCCGTGGGGGCGGCGCTGGCCCACCTCGCGGCGCTGCGCCGGGCGGGGGCGGTGGGTTCGCGGGCCGAGGAGGAAGCGGCGCTGACCGCCTACCTCGCTCGGCAGGAGCCCACTCCGTCACCGGGCTGA
- a CDS encoding site-2 protease family protein produces the protein MLLSLLTRDPLAFVIIAAALALSLTVHEFAHAWTADRLGDPTPRRFGRVTLNPGKHLDPFGTLLLLIAGFGFARPVPINPNNLGRWGTLWAVAAGPISNLLIALLCVGLLAVLPPVQTLAYILITVLSVNIVLAIFNLIPIPLLDGSRILGALVPSLGRSLAQFEAQPFSFLIVMLFIFLAREPIGQLLGTVQSWVLGAVGY, from the coding sequence ATGCTGCTGAGCCTCCTGACCAGGGATCCCCTCGCGTTCGTGATCATCGCCGCCGCGCTGGCGCTGTCGCTGACCGTGCACGAGTTCGCCCACGCCTGGACCGCCGACCGGCTGGGCGACCCCACCCCGAGGCGCTTCGGACGGGTCACCCTCAACCCCGGCAAGCATCTCGATCCCTTCGGGACACTGCTGCTGCTGATCGCGGGCTTTGGCTTCGCGCGGCCGGTGCCCATCAACCCGAACAACCTGGGGCGCTGGGGCACCCTCTGGGCCGTGGCCGCCGGGCCGATCAGCAACCTGCTGATTGCCCTGCTGTGCGTGGGCCTGCTCGCGGTGTTGCCGCCGGTGCAGACGCTGGCCTACATCCTGATCACCGTCCTGAGCGTCAATATCGTGCTGGCGATCTTTAACCTGATTCCGATTCCGCTGCTCGACGGCAGCCGCATCCTGGGGGCATTGGTGCCCTCGCTGGGGCGCAGCCTCGCGCAGTTCGAGGCGCAGCCCTTTTCCTTCCTGATCGTGATGCTGTTTATTTTCCTGGCCCGCGAACCCATCGGGCAGCTTCTGGGCACGGTGCAGAGCTGGGTGCTGGGGGCCGTCGGGTACTGA
- a CDS encoding hemolysin III family protein → MKRLLTAPREPVNALTHWGGAVAALVVLGPLLGWATSRGLALWPFVVFGLSMVALYAASASYHSFRPGERGQLWLRKLDHAGIFLLIAGSYTPVAYFGLEGVWRGAVLWLVWGIAGAGVLLKLLTLRLPRWVSTLLYLGMGWLALLFLPQLARTLPGTALFWLAAGGVLYSIGAVIYGTKRWNPRPGVFGFHEIWHLFVLGGTGAHVAMMFHLR, encoded by the coding sequence GTGAAGCGACTGCTGACCGCCCCCCGCGAACCCGTGAACGCCCTGACCCACTGGGGTGGGGCTGTGGCGGCGCTCGTCGTGCTGGGGCCGCTGCTGGGGTGGGCGACTTCGCGGGGGCTGGCGTTGTGGCCCTTCGTGGTGTTCGGGCTGAGCATGGTTGCGCTGTACGCGGCGTCGGCCAGCTACCACTCCTTTCGCCCCGGCGAGCGCGGGCAGCTGTGGCTGCGCAAGCTCGACCACGCGGGTATCTTCCTGTTGATTGCGGGCAGCTACACCCCGGTCGCCTACTTCGGGCTGGAGGGCGTGTGGCGGGGCGCCGTGCTGTGGCTGGTGTGGGGCATCGCGGGGGCGGGCGTGCTGCTCAAGCTGCTCACCCTGCGGCTGCCGCGCTGGGTCAGCACGCTGCTGTACCTGGGAATGGGCTGGCTGGCGCTGCTCTTCTTGCCGCAACTCGCCCGCACCCTGCCCGGCACGGCCCTCTTCTGGCTGGCGGCGGGGGGCGTCCTGTATTCCATCGGAGCGGTGATCTACGGCACCAAGCGCTGGAACCCCCGCCCCGGTGTGTTCGGTTTCCACGAGATCTGGCACCTGTTCGTGCTGGGGGGCACCGGGGCGCACGTGGCGATGATGTTCCACCTGCGCTGA
- the guaB gene encoding IMP dehydrogenase has product MSAPLMPTQPSPAAHEDRYAYKFGQEGITFDDVLLQPRHSAVLPHEVSVATQLTRRVRLNIPFVSAAMDTVTETAMAVAMAREGGLGILHKNMGIDAQAEMVRKVKRSESGMIVDPITLPPSATVADADRLMAEYRISGVPVTDPSGKLLGIITNRDMRFVEDLSIPVADVMTREGLVTVPVGTTLEQAQEIFKRHRIEKLLVTDGEGFLKGLITIKDLAKRVKYPRAAKDDLGRLRVGAAIGVGADLMDRAGALAAAGADVLVLDSAHGHSQGILKALTRVKETFDVDVIAGNVATRTGARDLIAAGADAVKVGIGPGSICTTRVVTGVGVPQITAIFEASAAALEAGIPVIADGGIKQTGDVPKAIAAGASAVMMGSMLAGTDEAPGEVVLRDGRRYKSYRGMGSLGAMDQGSADRYFQGGSRKFVPEGIEGIIAYRGTAGEVLYQFVGGLRSSMGYCGAPDLDTLRREAQFVRITGASLVESHPHGVTITKEAPNYGGR; this is encoded by the coding sequence ATGAGTGCCCCCCTCATGCCCACCCAGCCGTCCCCGGCCGCCCACGAGGACCGCTACGCTTACAAGTTCGGTCAGGAAGGCATCACCTTTGACGACGTGCTGCTGCAACCCCGGCACTCTGCGGTGCTGCCACACGAGGTCAGTGTGGCGACCCAGCTCACCCGGCGGGTGCGGCTGAACATCCCCTTCGTGTCGGCAGCGATGGACACGGTTACGGAAACGGCGATGGCCGTGGCGATGGCGCGCGAGGGTGGCCTGGGCATCCTCCACAAGAACATGGGCATCGACGCGCAGGCCGAGATGGTCCGCAAGGTCAAGCGGTCGGAAAGCGGCATGATCGTGGACCCCATCACCCTGCCGCCCTCGGCGACTGTGGCCGACGCCGACCGCCTGATGGCCGAGTACCGGATCAGCGGCGTGCCGGTCACCGACCCCTCGGGCAAGCTGCTGGGCATCATCACCAACCGCGACATGCGCTTTGTGGAGGACCTCAGCATTCCCGTCGCGGACGTGATGACCCGCGAGGGACTGGTCACCGTGCCGGTGGGCACCACGCTGGAGCAGGCGCAGGAGATCTTCAAGCGCCACCGCATCGAGAAGCTGCTGGTGACCGATGGGGAGGGTTTCCTCAAGGGCCTGATCACCATCAAGGACCTCGCCAAGCGGGTGAAGTACCCCCGCGCGGCCAAAGACGACCTCGGGCGGCTGCGGGTGGGCGCGGCCATCGGGGTGGGCGCCGACCTGATGGACCGCGCCGGGGCGCTGGCCGCGGCCGGGGCCGACGTGCTGGTGCTCGACAGCGCCCACGGCCACAGCCAGGGCATCCTGAAGGCGCTGACGCGGGTCAAGGAGACCTTCGACGTGGACGTGATCGCCGGGAACGTGGCGACCCGCACCGGAGCGCGGGACCTGATCGCGGCGGGGGCCGACGCGGTGAAGGTCGGCATCGGGCCGGGAAGCATCTGCACCACCCGCGTCGTCACGGGCGTCGGCGTGCCGCAAATCACCGCCATCTTCGAGGCGTCGGCGGCGGCGCTGGAGGCGGGCATTCCGGTGATCGCCGACGGCGGCATCAAGCAGACGGGCGACGTGCCCAAGGCCATCGCGGCGGGCGCGAGCGCGGTGATGATGGGCTCCATGCTCGCCGGAACCGACGAGGCCCCCGGCGAGGTCGTGTTGCGCGACGGCCGCCGCTACAAGAGTTACCGGGGCATGGGCTCGCTCGGCGCGATGGATCAGGGCAGTGCCGACCGATATTTCCAGGGCGGCAGCCGCAAGTTCGTCCCCGAGGGCATCGAGGGCATCATCGCCTACCGGGGCACGGCGGGCGAAGTGCTCTACCAGTTTGTCGGCGGCCTGCGCAGCTCCATGGGCTATTGCGGCGCTCCCGATCTGGACACGCTGCGCCGCGAGGCCCAGTTTGTCCGCATCACGGGCGCGAGCCTGGTGGAAAGCCACCCCCACGGGGTCACCATCACCAAGGAGGCGCCGAACTACGGGGGGAGGTAG
- a CDS encoding PQQ-binding-like beta-propeller repeat protein, with protein sequence MRKALILSLALLSPAAAQTPANAASPTVTWFKDLKVLSTVAVTDDGDLYFVGSDNRLHRTDARGVERWNLPVGDIGRASPVVTPQGTVIAASYDDHIYAADGSGKQLWRTRLDGDIFASPALRADGSLIAATAGGTVYALGPGGQVLWTFKVGAPVFSSPAVARDGTIYFGAQNNRLHALTPDGKLKWTFGAGSLVFSSPAIDRQGNVYFGSSDRKLYALDPAGKLRWTRQTDLFVNASPIVTGDDLVVVGSYDGKVYAVNTTGEDEWVYTAGAPVAASAVQLADGSVVVPDLTGTVHAISPNGQARWTIKTGKKIDTPVAVSDRGVLYFATEGGGLSAVERQAPLADGPWTSFRSVPAGWGRVLTPQEAAARTASKRAALAALPATRPTPATPAPTPTKPAPTPPVATQPPAPVRPVTPPPAPTRTPQAAAEAAGRGARVVSGQVVLPLTDLTAALGARVQVLTPRTVTLGLPQAGATPRTLPVEFVNRAAYVPLSALKSLPGVRVELAGRAAGLQLRQGERLLPLPLNVASLAPLRDEPEYPAVVRR encoded by the coding sequence ATGAGAAAAGCGCTGATTCTCTCACTCGCTCTGCTCTCGCCCGCCGCCGCCCAGACCCCGGCCAACGCGGCTTCGCCCACCGTCACCTGGTTCAAAGACCTCAAGGTGCTGTCCACCGTCGCCGTGACCGACGATGGGGACCTGTATTTCGTCGGCTCGGACAACCGTCTGCACCGGACCGACGCGCGGGGGGTCGAGCGCTGGAACCTCCCGGTAGGCGACATCGGCCGGGCCAGCCCGGTCGTGACCCCGCAGGGCACGGTGATCGCCGCCTCCTACGACGACCATATCTACGCGGCGGACGGCTCCGGCAAGCAGCTCTGGCGCACCCGGCTGGACGGGGACATCTTCGCCAGCCCCGCGCTGCGGGCCGACGGCAGCCTGATCGCGGCGACGGCGGGCGGCACGGTGTACGCGTTGGGGCCGGGGGGGCAGGTGCTGTGGACCTTCAAGGTGGGGGCACCCGTCTTCAGCAGTCCGGCGGTGGCGCGGGACGGCACGATCTACTTCGGCGCCCAGAACAACCGCCTGCACGCGCTGACGCCCGACGGCAAACTGAAGTGGACCTTCGGGGCCGGGTCGCTGGTGTTCAGCAGCCCGGCGATTGACCGTCAGGGCAACGTGTATTTCGGCTCCAGCGACCGCAAGCTGTACGCGCTTGACCCCGCCGGGAAGCTGCGCTGGACCCGGCAGACCGACCTCTTCGTGAACGCCAGCCCCATCGTGACGGGAGACGACCTGGTGGTCGTGGGCAGTTACGACGGCAAGGTCTACGCCGTGAACACGACGGGGGAAGACGAGTGGGTGTATACGGCGGGCGCCCCGGTCGCGGCGTCGGCGGTGCAGCTCGCGGACGGCAGCGTGGTGGTGCCGGACCTGACGGGGACCGTCCACGCCATCAGCCCCAATGGGCAGGCCCGCTGGACCATCAAGACGGGCAAGAAGATCGACACTCCCGTCGCCGTGAGTGACCGGGGCGTGCTGTACTTCGCCACCGAGGGCGGCGGCCTGAGTGCCGTGGAACGGCAGGCTCCGCTCGCCGACGGCCCGTGGACGAGCTTTCGCAGCGTGCCCGCCGGGTGGGGCCGCGTGTTGACCCCGCAGGAGGCCGCCGCCCGCACCGCCTCCAAGCGGGCCGCCCTCGCTGCGCTTCCGGCGACCCGTCCGACTCCGGCCACGCCTGCCCCCACCCCCACCAAGCCTGCCCCGACCCCTCCAGTGGCGACCCAGCCCCCGGCCCCCGTTCGTCCGGTGACGCCCCCACCCGCTCCCACCCGCACGCCGCAGGCCGCCGCCGAGGCGGCCGGGCGCGGGGCCAGGGTCGTGAGCGGGCAGGTCGTGCTGCCCCTGACCGACCTCACGGCGGCCCTGGGGGCACGGGTGCAGGTGCTCACGCCGCGCACGGTGACGCTCGGATTGCCGCAGGCTGGGGCCACGCCGCGCACCCTCCCGGTGGAGTTCGTGAACCGCGCGGCTTACGTGCCTCTCTCGGCCCTGAAGAGCTTGCCGGGTGTCCGGGTCGAGCTGGCGGGCCGGGCGGCCGGGCTCCAGTTGCGCCAGGGCGAGCGCCTGCTGCCCTTGCCGCTGAATGTGGCGTCCCTGGCCCCGCTGCGCGACGAACCCGAGTACCCGGCCGTGGTGCGGCGCTGA
- a CDS encoding metallophosphoesterase family protein — protein sequence MRVLVLSDTHGLLRPEVLPLAAQADAVLHAGDVGKMDVLEALRATSPGPVHAVRGNVDRSPPLSGLPETALLELGGIWVYLLHDLSALDLSPVAAGGQVVISGHTHQPRREEREGVLYLNPGSVGPRRFRLPVACAWLHLERGSVRAEPLVLAP from the coding sequence ATGCGCGTCCTCGTCCTGTCCGACACCCACGGCCTGCTGCGGCCGGAGGTTCTGCCCCTCGCCGCACAGGCCGACGCTGTGCTGCACGCGGGGGATGTCGGAAAAATGGACGTGCTGGAGGCGCTGCGGGCCACTTCCCCCGGCCCAGTTCATGCGGTGCGCGGGAACGTGGACCGCTCGCCGCCGCTGTCCGGGTTGCCGGAGACGGCGCTGCTGGAACTGGGCGGCATCTGGGTGTACCTGCTGCACGACCTCTCGGCCCTCGACCTCTCCCCCGTCGCGGCCGGGGGGCAGGTCGTCATCTCGGGCCATACCCACCAGCCCCGCCGCGAGGAACGGGAGGGCGTCCTCTACCTGAATCCGGGGTCGGTCGGGCCGCGCCGCTTCCGGCTGCCGGTCGCCTGCGCGTGGCTGCATCTGGAAAGGGGCAGCGTGCGGGCCGAGCCCCTCGTCCTGGCCCCCTGA
- a CDS encoding MBL fold metallo-hydrolase, with product MTAFPAPVRVHDTLHALQVPIPYPMKTVTVLIDTGGPVTLIDTALDTPEARQAIEDGLAALGLHWPDVERVIITHHHPDHYGLAGVVEERGGATVQMLDVEIGRGERYWHLWEDWLPGHIKHMQDHGLPPEMLESLERDSRRTRDRVQPASRVRPLREGQQVPLAGTEWEVLWLPGHADGHLGLWNEGESLLIAGDAILPRISPNIGLYAYTRPDPLGDYLQTLGKLEALNPRRAVVGHHGPVMEGVQARARELRSHHHERLDFVQAEAAQEARTAYELSLEMFPRDLNVAGRRFALAETLAHAEHLRLLGALARTWQDGAWVYHA from the coding sequence ATGACGGCCTTCCCCGCTCCCGTGCGTGTTCACGACACCCTGCACGCCCTGCAAGTGCCCATCCCCTACCCGATGAAGACGGTCACCGTGCTGATCGACACGGGCGGCCCGGTGACGTTGATCGACACGGCGCTCGACACGCCGGAGGCGCGGCAGGCCATTGAGGACGGGCTGGCGGCCCTCGGCCTGCACTGGCCGGATGTGGAACGGGTCATCATCACCCACCACCACCCCGACCACTACGGGCTGGCGGGCGTGGTCGAGGAGCGCGGCGGGGCGACCGTGCAGATGCTCGACGTGGAGATCGGGCGCGGCGAGCGCTACTGGCACCTCTGGGAAGACTGGCTGCCGGGGCACATCAAACACATGCAGGACCACGGCCTGCCACCCGAAATGCTGGAGAGCTTGGAGCGCGACAGCCGCCGCACCCGCGACCGCGTGCAACCCGCCAGCCGGGTGCGTCCACTGCGCGAGGGCCAGCAGGTGCCGCTCGCCGGAACCGAGTGGGAGGTGCTGTGGCTGCCCGGCCACGCCGACGGGCACCTGGGCCTCTGGAACGAGGGAGAGAGTCTGCTGATCGCTGGGGACGCCATCCTGCCGCGCATCAGCCCCAATATCGGTCTGTACGCCTATACCCGGCCCGACCCGCTGGGGGACTACCTCCAGACGCTCGGCAAGCTCGAAGCCCTGAACCCCCGCCGCGCCGTCGTGGGGCATCACGGTCCCGTCATGGAGGGCGTGCAGGCCCGCGCCCGCGAGCTGCGCTCGCACCACCACGAGCGGCTCGACTTCGTGCAGGCTGAGGCCGCGCAGGAGGCCCGCACCGCCTACGAACTGAGCCTGGAGATGTTCCCGCGCGACCTCAACGTCGCCGGGCGGCGCTTTGCCCTCGCGGAGACGCTGGCGCACGCCGAGCACCTGCGGCTGCTGGGGGCGCTGGCCCGCACCTGGCAGGACGGGGCGTGGGTGTACCACGCTTGA
- a CDS encoding citrate/2-methylcitrate synthase, whose translation MTNTANVAKGLEGVLFTESKLTFINGTEGILTHLGIPIQEWAEHSTFEELSLALLNGQLPTAAELAAFDAELKANRAIPEALVEIIRTMPRGVHPMQALRTAVSYLGLLDPQAEQTTEEARRAISVRMIAQFSTIIAAIARTREGQEPVVPRMDLTHAGNFLYMLTGKEPTQEQARLFDIALVLHVDHGMNASTFTAIAIASTLSDMYSCMTGAIGAMKGPLHGGANEAVMDMLDEVGTPDRAEAYITGKLDRKEKIMGVGHRVYKYFDPRSRVLRDYAEVVANKEGKSNYYQILETIEKTVVDRIGSKGIYPNVDFYSGTVYSDLGIRKEYFTPIFALARISGWCASVIEYTRDNRLLRPDAVYTGERDQHYVPLQERQ comes from the coding sequence ATGACCAACACCGCCAACGTCGCCAAGGGGCTGGAAGGCGTCCTCTTTACCGAGAGCAAGCTGACCTTTATCAACGGAACTGAGGGCATCCTGACCCACCTCGGCATCCCGATTCAGGAGTGGGCCGAGCACAGCACCTTTGAGGAACTCTCGCTGGCCCTGCTGAACGGCCAACTGCCCACCGCCGCCGAACTCGCCGCTTTCGACGCCGAACTCAAGGCCAACCGCGCCATCCCCGAGGCGCTGGTGGAGATCATCCGCACCATGCCGCGCGGGGTTCACCCCATGCAGGCGCTGCGCACCGCCGTCTCCTACCTCGGGCTGCTGGACCCCCAGGCCGAGCAGACCACCGAAGAAGCCCGCCGCGCCATCTCGGTGCGGATGATCGCGCAGTTCTCGACGATCATCGCGGCCATCGCCCGCACCCGTGAGGGGCAGGAGCCTGTCGTCCCCCGCATGGACCTGACCCACGCTGGGAACTTCCTGTACATGCTGACGGGCAAGGAGCCGACCCAGGAGCAGGCCCGGCTCTTTGATATCGCCCTCGTGCTGCACGTTGACCACGGCATGAACGCCTCGACCTTCACGGCCATCGCTATCGCCAGCACCCTCAGCGATATGTATTCCTGCATGACGGGCGCTATTGGGGCTATGAAGGGACCGCTGCATGGCGGCGCGAACGAGGCCGTGATGGACATGCTCGATGAGGTTGGCACCCCCGACCGGGCCGAGGCCTACATCACCGGGAAGCTCGACCGCAAGGAAAAGATCATGGGCGTGGGCCACCGCGTCTACAAGTACTTCGACCCCCGCTCGCGCGTGCTGCGCGACTACGCCGAGGTCGTCGCCAACAAGGAAGGCAAGAGCAACTACTACCAGATTCTCGAAACCATCGAGAAGACGGTTGTGGACCGCATCGGCTCCAAGGGCATCTATCCCAACGTGGACTTCTACTCGGGCACGGTGTACAGCGACCTGGGCATCCGCAAGGAGTACTTCACGCCGATTTTCGCGCTGGCCCGCATCAGCGGCTGGTGCGCCAGCGTGATTGAGTACACCCGCGACAACCGCCTGCTGCGCCCCGACGCGGTGTACACGGGCGAGCGCGATCAGCATTACGTGCCGCTGCAAGAGCGCCAGTAA